A genomic region of Anopheles coustani chromosome 3, idAnoCousDA_361_x.2, whole genome shotgun sequence contains the following coding sequences:
- the LOC131260623 gene encoding odorant receptor 30a-like, whose product MVLPELQDPFAVMPLLLKLQRFVGLWGERQYRYKFRLAFASFCILVVIPKLAYGYPDLETTVRGTAELIFEWNVLFGMLLFSLKLDDYDQLVYRYMGIAKTVFRKTLPPELGDYLIGINQRIDKFSKIYCCSHLCLAIFYWVAPSTSTYMAYLTVHNKSAPVEHVLHLEEELYWLKIRVSLVDYSIFTVIMLPTIFMLAYFGGLKLLTIFSNVRYCSAMLRLVAMRVQLIDRLDEEHAEKELIDIIVMHQKALKCVELLEIIFRWVLLGQLVQCVMIWCSLVLYVAVTGISTKAANVGVLFILLTVETFGLCFFGTELTTESFSVARAVYDCYWYQRSVSIQKKLRMILQRAQKPVTISAGKFCAVDVERFGNMAKTSYSIYIVLKDQF is encoded by the exons ATGGTTCTACCGGAGCTGCAGGATCCCTTCGCTGTGATGCCTTTACTTTTGAAACTTCAGCGATTCGTTGGACTCTGGGGCGAACGGCAGTATCGGTACAAGTTTCGCTTGGCCTTCGCTAGCTTCTGTATCCTCGTCGTCATACCCAAGCTTGCCTACGGATATCCCGATCTAGAGACAACCGTCCGCGGAACGGCAGAGCTGATTTTTGAGTGGAATGTCCTGTTTGGTATGCTACTGTTCTCGCTAAAGCTGGACGATTATGATCAACTGGTGTACCGATACATGGGTATTGCCAAAACTG TATTTCGTAAAACTCTTCCACCGGAGTTAGGTGACTATCTCATTGGTATAAATCAGCGcatcgataaattttccaaGATTTACTGCTGCAGTCACCTGTGTTTAGCCATCTTCTACTGGGTAGCTCCATCGACGAGCACCTACATGGCGTATTTGACCGTACACAATAAGTCCGCCCCCGTGGAGCACGTGTTGCATCTTGAGGAGGAACTTTACTGGTTGAAAATTCGAGTCTCACTAGTGGATTACTCTATCTTTACGGTAATTATGCTTCCCACCATTTTTATGCTCGCCTATTTCGGAGGCTTGAAGTTGCTGACCATCTTCAGCAATGTGCGGTACTGTTCGGCCATGCTGCGACTGGTCGCGATGCGGGTTCAGCTCATCGATCGCCTAGACGAGGAACACGCGGAAAAGGAACTGATCGACATCATCGTAATGCACCAGAAAGCTTTAAA GTGTGTCGAGCTGTTGGAAATCATCTTCAGATGGGTTTTGCTCGGACAGTTGGTACAGTGCGTTATGATCTGGTGCAGCCTCGTGTTGTACGTTGCAGTAACG gGCATCAGCACCAAAGCTGCCAACGTTGGAGTACTCTTTATCCTATTGACTGTCGAAACCTTTGGGTTATGTTTCTTTGGCACGGAGCTCACGACAGAG AGCTTTAGCGTGGCACGCGCCGTGTACGACTGCTACTGGTACCAGCGATCGGTATCGATTCAGAAGAAACTACGCATGATACTACAGCGTGCACAGAAACCTGTGACCATTTCGGCTGGCAAGTTTTGTGCCGTCGATGTGGAGCGATTTGGAAAC ATGGCAAAAACGTCCTACTCTATCTACATTGTACTTAAGGACCAGTTTTAA
- the LOC131260619 gene encoding uncharacterized protein LOC131260619 has product MVCFGTLWSYRQCRLVGNFNSPWSCVVFGALRVQAKFHRVPMFYQSYRTFQLTLIRAIVPATSNTGRFLSTVPRRIGENSGQLNVIPNYKEDRTITGYKGTRNFSKMLPSNEKQMEVKKPLYGIAPVSFTKNMTFYSNHRKDFGRDSESLRLHSPIDRPLVFIFAWLQASEKHLNKYAEFYHEQGYEVLSVQISPWQLAWPVYGSQKVASDIVKFLANNEFPGGIVLHGFSVGGYLWGECLVKLNAHPEGKQILAKVDGQIWDSLADITEIPVGVPHAVLPHHPTLQGFLRNYMTYHLKLFHEEATQYYVKCTHLFHHEPARCPALLLVSKTDPVGTEKANLRLRGIWDSLGMKTSMKCWDKSPHVGHFHKHRDEYIELLLTHLRSLDLPNRKAKL; this is encoded by the exons ATGGTTTGTTTCGGTACGTTGTGGTCGTACAGGCAATGTCGTTTGGTTGGGAACTTCAATAGCCCATGGTCGTGCGTAGTATTCGGTGCCCTGCGTGTACAAGCGAAGTTCCATCGCGTGCCAATGTTTTACCAATCGTACCGAACTTTTCAGCTAACGTTAATCCGTGCGATTGTGCCAGCAACATCGAATACAGGACGATTTCTAAGTACGGTTCCTCGTCGTATAGGCGAAAATAGTGGCCAGTTGAATGTGATTCCGAACTACAAGGAAGATCGAACCATTACGGGTTACAAAGGAACAAGG AATTTCAGCAAAATGTTACCatcaaatgaaaagcaaatggAAGTAAAAAAACCTCTTTATGGTATCGCACCAGTTAGTTTTACCAAAAACATGACATTTTACAGTAACCATAGAAAGGACTTTGGGCGAGACAGTGAATCTTTAag gctTCATTCGCCAATCGATAGACCTTTGGTTTTCATATTTGCATGGCTTCAAGCATCCGAGAAGCACTTGAATAAATATGCCGAATTTTACCACGAGCAAGGGTACGAGGTGCTTAGTGTCCAGATATCTCCTTGGCAGCTAGCGTGGCCAGTGTACGGATCGCAAAAGGTTGCCAGCGATATAGTAAAGTTCCTGGCGAACAACGAATTCCCCGGGGGTATTGTATTGCACGGATTTTCCGTCGGTGGCTACCTGTGGGGCGAGTGTTTGGTGAAACTAAATGCCCACCCCGAAGGCAAGCAGATACTTGCAAAAGTCGATGGTCAAATATGGGACAGCCTGGCAGATATTACGGAAATTCCAGTCGGTGTCCCACATGCAGTGCTTCCCCACCATCCAACCCTACAGGGATTCCTTCGCAACTACATGAC GTATCATCTTAAGCTGTTCCATGAAGAAGCTACACAGTACTATGTCAAATGTACCCATCTCTTCCACCACGAACCGGCACGTTGCCCAGCGTTACTCCTGGTATCCAAGACAGACCCAGTGGGCACGGAAAAGGCCAACTTGCGCCTTCGTGGGATCTGGGATTCGCTCGGCATGAAG ACATCGATGAAGTGTTGGGATAAATCGCCACACGTAGGACATTTCCACAAACATCGTGACGAGTACATCGAATTACTGCTTACCCACCTCAGGTCGCTCGATTTGCCGAATCGTAAAGCTAAGCTGTAA
- the LOC131260621 gene encoding uncharacterized protein LOC131260621 yields MAIRSLRYVASVSASFPKPVTSVGQHLQQLQSPLNNNIGRCLSAQLSVGSSWPQPPVRQFSAFQGSYGQNHIGPNGPERNICASKAPSMVNVRSLSMQEVSRSIQMITDKPRNVVKDQQTLQLKQQCEKPVVLIISWLNARQKHLAKYAELYIDQGFDVFVAQITPWQLLWPVKGTQLVAAEIVKFLKNNEFKNGLVLHGFSVAGYLWGECLVHIARDLANYQVVLDRVTGQVWDSAADITEISVGVPTALFPKNPTLQNALRKYMLYHMKAFHEPATSHYIRSSQMFHTNLLRCPALFLVSKTDPVGTVEANTRVKDSWEQSGVKTTFHCWDRSPHVGHFMKHREEYIDVLFHHLRQLNLPTIKQDALLRAKL; encoded by the exons ATGGCAATCCGATCGCTGCGTTATGTTGCTAGTGTCAGTGCCAGCTTCCCGAAACCCGTGACGAGTGTGGGCCAACATCTGCAACAGCTGCAATCGCCCCTCAATAACAACATTGGAAGATGTCTCTCGGCGCAGTTGTCGGTTGGCAGTAGCTGGCCACAACCGCCCGTTCGTCAGTTTAGTGCATTTCAGGGCAGCTACGGGCAGAACCATATCGGACCGAACGGGCCTGAACGTAAT ATCTGTGCTTCAAAAGCGCCCAGCATGGTCAACGTGCGCTCACTGTCGATGCAGGAAGTGAGCCGGAGCATTCAGATGATCACCGATAAACCCCGCAACGTAGTGAAAGACCAGCAAACTCTACA ATTGAAGCAACAATGCGAGAAGCCGGTGGTGCTGATCATATCGTGGCTCAATGCACGCCAGAAACATTTGGCCAAGTACGCGGAGCTTTACATTGACCAAGGTTTCGATGTGTTCGTCGCCCAAATCACCCCCTGGCAGCTGCTGTGGCCGGTCAAGGGAACGCAG CTGGTTGCGGCCGAAATTGTAAAGTTTCtgaaaaacaacgaatttaaAAACGGACTCGTTCTGCACGGTTTCTCCGTCGCCGGGTACCTTTGGGGTGAGTGTCTGGTGCACATCGCCCGCGATCTGGCCAACTATCAGGTAGTGCTCGATCGCGTCACCGGGCAGGTCTGGGACAGTGCCGCCGACATCACGGAAATATCGGTCGGTGTTCCGACGGCGTTGTTTCCGAAAAATCCCACCCTTCAGAACGCCCTGCGGAAGTACATGCT GTATCACATGAAGGCTTTCCATGAGCCGGCCACGTCACACTACATCAGATCGAGTCAAATGTTCCACACCAATCTGCTGCGCTGTCCGGCTCTGTTTTTGGTGTCGAAAACTGACCCCGTCGGTACGGTCGAGGCGAACACGCGTGTCAAGGACAGCTGGGAGCAAAGCGGTGTTAAG ACCACGTTCCACTGCTGGGACCGTTCGCCGCACGTCGGACACTTCATGAAACATCGCGAGGAGTACATTGACGTACTTTTCCACCATCTGAGACAGCTGAACCTACCGACCATTAAGCAGGATGCGCTGTTGCGGGCTAAACTGTAG